The following coding sequences are from one Candidatus Fermentibacter sp. window:
- a CDS encoding C25 family cysteine peptidase → MTVLLLAAISALGGPAFRHSGTAYAAIWQVPELRPVHSPSGEIAGWAAAGCGFSGEGCDILLPRMNVFLPIPPGSEPVLRVEAFGTAGMDGSVRRVIPAGGGDEFVVADPSGLPRDWGGLEGISNFRGFSLARVSLYPVILSGGSLLTASSLRIVLDHGSASRPTAVTGAEGDLLRLFTGTDRAWRATPRGATRESPFMGLPWARIGVDTAGVHAVTGDMIPQACGSSSSTLSMFTGRGRMMGPSPWDSTYSPRAVPILVSDGGDGTFDEADSIYFFARGLSWWASDGDSLPAHFMHQFSGRNVYWLTWGGEPGARMDILDAGQSGAPAVQGDLPARFHFEKDVARKPDLVPGDWVWDSALGSGTQWFYHEFSIPDASDGFGTIRLSLYATDPGDHRVVVQINQTTIADAAWTGVGALPLTAAALNLHDGPNTLSLGVVHNPSSDDVFMDWFEVFPHASAGFHGAGQVQIPIERLSPGMRHRIDWDGSLDGAMLFATGSDTTAALLEGWTGSSFEIDIPAGWTSREIWAVPPGGVMTPASIEYAEPGRLLAWQGGAERLYIHPGGYVDDVEALLDPAASNAAVSLEEIYDEFDGGVRDPYAVVAFLDYVLDNWDPVPVDVILCGSGHFDPRNRISSRISLIDALHSPGDFFQDDIYAMTDGADLPQFAVSRICTSERSGFAAIASRSQSYRSGEYGGTWQVRVIGAADDERSSKSSYDETYHTESMEYILEHSLPATFRPVKHYLIFYPFDDLWKKPEARADFIGLWSEGALLVSFLGHGSFDQLADEGLFYMEDVGLLENSDRLPVAFFGSCRVGQFQDPAWDCLAQSVTTAPLGGAIAGIGATFDTAGTLNEALLAAFTEAVLSGDGASMASCLLAAKLSAGYSGLNNRVYVMFGDGSTPPALPGALPQPYSDTLRTGEPAAVSGECPETGPVLVEAFESARRQTYYTFRQGLPIDYMDMGARFFSGSAAAGPEYSAPMFVPADADTGSAGRIAAVLLAPSATFACALFPHPVIHGNPSAADSTGPLIELWIDGFRETETPTVSGPVAVEARLSDPSGIDLVGNPGRQLVLYVDGSPVDASGSFTYDPGSATDGGLEVLLGTLPAGAHSLELAASDGLLNRSSAGMDFDVVASDGPSFSSVFAYPCPATDGVSINWDQSGSEPVDLDIYTISGRRIHSERNLRCTPGYNQYWWDCNDRDGDPVASGSYIFRISAGDAEACGILALVR, encoded by the coding sequence GTGACCGTTCTGCTCCTGGCCGCCATCTCCGCTCTCGGGGGGCCGGCATTCCGGCATTCCGGAACTGCATATGCCGCCATATGGCAGGTCCCCGAGCTCAGGCCCGTCCATTCCCCGTCGGGAGAGATCGCGGGCTGGGCGGCCGCCGGCTGCGGCTTCAGCGGTGAGGGCTGCGACATCCTGCTGCCGCGCATGAACGTTTTCCTGCCGATACCTCCGGGTTCCGAACCCGTCCTCAGGGTCGAGGCTTTCGGAACAGCCGGGATGGATGGCTCGGTCCGCAGGGTCATCCCCGCCGGCGGAGGCGATGAATTCGTCGTCGCCGACCCATCCGGGCTTCCCCGTGACTGGGGCGGGCTCGAAGGGATATCGAACTTCAGGGGGTTCAGCCTCGCCAGGGTTTCCCTCTATCCCGTGATCCTCTCGGGAGGCTCGCTCCTGACGGCGTCCTCCCTGCGGATCGTCCTGGATCACGGGTCAGCCTCCAGGCCGACGGCGGTCACCGGAGCAGAGGGCGATCTCCTGAGGCTCTTCACCGGCACCGACAGGGCCTGGCGGGCGACGCCCCGGGGCGCGACCCGGGAGAGCCCGTTCATGGGCCTTCCCTGGGCGAGGATCGGTGTAGACACCGCCGGTGTCCACGCCGTCACCGGCGACATGATCCCCCAGGCCTGCGGTTCCTCCTCATCCACGCTGTCCATGTTCACAGGCAGGGGCAGGATGATGGGGCCGTCGCCCTGGGACAGCACCTATTCGCCCCGCGCCGTTCCCATCCTCGTGAGCGACGGCGGTGACGGAACCTTCGACGAGGCAGACAGCATCTACTTCTTTGCCCGTGGGCTCTCGTGGTGGGCCTCCGACGGCGACAGCCTCCCGGCCCACTTCATGCACCAGTTCTCGGGCCGCAACGTCTACTGGCTCACATGGGGAGGAGAACCCGGCGCCCGGATGGACATCCTCGACGCCGGACAATCGGGTGCGCCAGCCGTTCAAGGCGATCTCCCCGCCAGGTTCCACTTCGAGAAGGACGTCGCCCGGAAGCCCGATCTCGTCCCCGGCGACTGGGTGTGGGACTCGGCCCTGGGTTCGGGCACCCAGTGGTTCTACCACGAATTCTCGATCCCCGACGCCTCCGACGGCTTCGGGACGATCAGGCTCAGCCTGTATGCGACCGATCCCGGTGATCACCGCGTCGTGGTGCAGATCAACCAGACCACCATCGCTGATGCAGCCTGGACGGGCGTGGGCGCACTCCCGCTCACAGCCGCGGCCCTCAACCTGCATGACGGCCCCAACACGCTGTCGCTCGGAGTAGTGCACAACCCGTCATCCGACGACGTCTTCATGGACTGGTTCGAGGTCTTCCCCCACGCATCCGCGGGATTCCACGGGGCAGGCCAGGTCCAGATCCCCATCGAGCGCCTGTCTCCGGGCATGCGCCACAGGATCGACTGGGACGGGAGCCTCGACGGAGCAATGCTGTTCGCTACCGGGAGCGACACGACGGCCGCCCTCCTGGAGGGCTGGACTGGTTCGTCCTTCGAGATAGACATCCCGGCGGGATGGACCTCCCGCGAGATATGGGCCGTGCCCCCCGGCGGTGTGATGACCCCCGCCTCGATCGAATACGCCGAGCCGGGAAGGCTCCTCGCCTGGCAGGGCGGGGCCGAGAGGCTCTACATCCACCCCGGAGGATATGTCGACGACGTGGAGGCCCTCCTCGATCCAGCCGCCTCGAATGCTGCGGTTTCGCTCGAGGAGATCTACGACGAGTTCGACGGCGGCGTCAGGGACCCCTACGCCGTGGTGGCCTTCCTGGATTACGTCCTCGACAACTGGGACCCGGTCCCCGTCGACGTCATCCTCTGCGGCAGCGGCCACTTCGACCCCAGGAACAGGATCAGCTCGAGGATCAGCCTCATCGACGCGCTGCATTCCCCCGGCGACTTCTTCCAGGACGACATCTACGCCATGACCGATGGTGCCGACCTGCCGCAGTTCGCAGTGTCGCGCATCTGCACCTCGGAGCGTTCCGGATTCGCCGCGATCGCGTCCAGGTCGCAATCCTACAGGTCGGGGGAGTACGGCGGGACATGGCAGGTCCGTGTGATCGGGGCGGCCGACGACGAGCGCTCGAGCAAGAGCTCGTACGACGAGACCTACCACACCGAGAGCATGGAATACATACTGGAGCACAGCCTCCCCGCGACTTTCAGGCCGGTGAAGCACTACCTCATCTTCTACCCGTTCGACGACCTGTGGAAGAAGCCCGAGGCCCGGGCCGACTTCATCGGGCTCTGGTCGGAAGGCGCCCTTCTGGTGAGCTTTCTCGGGCATGGCAGCTTCGACCAGCTTGCCGACGAAGGGCTGTTCTACATGGAGGACGTCGGTCTGCTCGAGAATTCCGACCGCCTGCCCGTCGCCTTCTTCGGCTCGTGCAGGGTGGGCCAGTTCCAGGATCCGGCGTGGGACTGCCTGGCCCAGTCGGTGACGACCGCCCCGCTGGGCGGCGCCATCGCAGGCATCGGCGCCACCTTCGACACCGCCGGAACGCTCAACGAGGCGCTTCTTGCCGCCTTCACCGAGGCCGTCCTGTCCGGCGACGGCGCCTCGATGGCCTCCTGCCTGCTGGCCGCCAAGCTCTCGGCCGGGTACTCGGGTCTGAACAACAGGGTCTACGTGATGTTCGGCGACGGCTCGACCCCGCCCGCCCTTCCGGGAGCCCTGCCCCAGCCGTACTCCGACACCCTGCGCACCGGCGAGCCGGCCGCCGTCAGCGGCGAGTGCCCGGAAACCGGGCCGGTCCTAGTCGAAGCCTTCGAGTCGGCGCGCAGGCAGACCTACTACACCTTCAGGCAGGGCCTCCCGATCGACTACATGGACATGGGGGCCAGGTTCTTCTCCGGATCGGCCGCGGCCGGCCCCGAGTACTCCGCGCCCATGTTCGTCCCCGCAGACGCGGACACCGGGAGCGCGGGCAGGATCGCCGCCGTCCTCCTGGCGCCGTCCGCGACGTTCGCCTGCGCACTGTTCCCTCATCCCGTGATCCACGGAAACCCTTCGGCCGCAGACTCGACCGGGCCCTTGATCGAACTCTGGATCGACGGGTTCAGGGAGACGGAAACCCCGACGGTATCAGGCCCGGTCGCGGTCGAAGCCAGGCTCTCCGACCCCTCCGGCATCGACCTTGTCGGCAATCCGGGCAGACAGCTCGTCCTCTATGTGGACGGTTCGCCGGTGGATGCATCGGGCTCGTTCACCTACGATCCCGGCAGCGCCACCGACGGCGGGCTCGAGGTCCTGCTCGGGACCCTGCCCGCAGGGGCGCACTCTCTCGAGCTCGCCGCCAGCGACGGCCTCCTCAACCGCAGCAGCGCCGGGATGGATTTCGATGTAGTCGCAAGCGACGGGCCCAGCTTCAGCAGCGTGTTCGCCTACCCCTGCCCGGCCACCGACGGAGTCTCCATCAACTGGGACCAGAGCGGGTCCGAGCCCGTCGACCTGGACATCTACACCATCTCGGGCAGGCGCATCCATTCCGAGAGGAACCTGAGGTGCACGCCCGGCTATAATCAGTACTGGTGGGACTGCAATGACAGGGATGGGGACCCGGTGGCCAGCGGGTCCTACATCTTCCGGATCTCAGCCGGCGACGCCGAGGCATGCGGCATTCTGGCGCTGGTCAGATAG
- a CDS encoding DivIVA domain-containing protein: protein MRLTPLDIRRQRFAKALRGYDTAEVEAFLEMVADAWTELTAVVEGSEKELIALRARAADFDRMEGAVREVLVAQQQSATRAREDAEKEAELIVMDAEVKAANLVSEARERVQILSETIRELQDRRLAILAQMSSFLEAQGRVIEMEESRIKADSVPEGRLLSGEEPGDGPILELSEL from the coding sequence GTGCGACTCACACCTCTCGACATCAGGAGACAGCGGTTCGCAAAGGCGCTCCGCGGCTATGACACGGCCGAGGTCGAAGCCTTCCTCGAAATGGTCGCGGATGCCTGGACGGAGCTGACCGCCGTCGTGGAGGGCTCCGAGAAGGAGCTCATCGCGCTCAGGGCCAGGGCCGCCGACTTCGACCGGATGGAGGGCGCCGTGCGCGAGGTACTCGTCGCGCAGCAGCAGAGCGCGACAAGGGCGCGGGAGGACGCCGAGAAGGAGGCGGAGCTCATCGTCATGGACGCCGAGGTCAAGGCGGCCAATCTCGTCAGCGAAGCCCGCGAGAGGGTGCAGATCCTCTCCGAGACCATCCGTGAGCTCCAGGACAGGAGGCTCGCGATCCTCGCGCAGATGTCCTCGTTCCTCGAGGCCCAGGGCAGGGTGATCGAGATGGAGGAATCCAGGATCAAGGCCGATTCCGTTCCGGAGGGCAGGCTGCTCTCCGGCGAGGAACCGGGCGACGGCCCCATTCTGGAACTCTCAGAGCTCTGA
- a CDS encoding YifB family Mg chelatase-like AAA ATPase, with translation MKKEVEAGMLARTRGMGICGIDAFPVEVEVDMARGLPTFTLVGLPDSSVRESRERVLSAMGSVLDSLPGKRTTVNLAPADRRKEGSGFDLAIAVGLLAAAGAVPVEAASRYVFVGELSLDGALRPVRGMLSMAFGARSLEHSGLIVPAGSAPEAALVGGQDVLGARNLAEVASLLRGSASIEPTKPDTDSILRGRTDAEPDMSDVRGQEQAKRALEVAAAGGHNILMIGPPGAGKTMLARRFPGILPPLESEEALETTRIHSVAGILPEGTHIVRERPFRSPHHTVSDAGLVGGCTNPRPGEASLAHNGVLFLDELPEFRRSVLEVLRQPMEDGVVTISRASSSVTFPAGFMLLAAMNPCPCGFLTDPRKACICTGPQIQGYLRKISGPLLDRIDIHIEVAPVRYGDLSGRTPPGESSEAVRARVSEARRRQLARFGKGRKVFCNARMSSAQVRRFCTLGPTEAAFLRDAVERFGFSARAYDRILKLALTIADLGGEERIGAAHIAEAVQYRALDRDFWQNA, from the coding sequence ATGAAGAAGGAGGTGGAGGCAGGCATGCTGGCCCGCACCAGGGGCATGGGCATCTGCGGGATAGACGCCTTCCCCGTCGAGGTCGAGGTGGACATGGCCAGGGGGCTGCCTACGTTCACCCTGGTCGGCCTGCCCGACAGCTCCGTGCGCGAGTCGAGGGAGAGGGTGCTGTCCGCCATGGGAAGCGTGCTCGACAGCCTGCCCGGAAAGAGAACAACGGTCAACCTGGCTCCCGCCGACAGGAGGAAGGAGGGGTCCGGCTTCGACCTGGCCATCGCCGTCGGGCTTCTGGCTGCCGCTGGGGCCGTCCCCGTCGAGGCTGCATCCAGATACGTCTTCGTCGGCGAACTCTCGCTCGACGGCGCACTCAGGCCTGTGCGGGGCATGCTCTCGATGGCCTTCGGCGCACGGAGCCTCGAGCACTCTGGCCTGATCGTCCCGGCCGGCTCCGCCCCGGAAGCCGCCCTGGTGGGAGGGCAGGACGTGCTGGGCGCCCGCAACCTTGCCGAGGTGGCCTCTCTCCTTCGCGGTTCCGCCTCGATCGAGCCTACGAAGCCCGATACCGACTCCATCCTTCGGGGCAGAACCGATGCCGAGCCCGACATGAGCGATGTCAGGGGCCAGGAGCAGGCCAAGCGGGCTCTCGAGGTCGCCGCCGCCGGCGGGCACAACATCCTGATGATCGGGCCGCCGGGTGCCGGCAAGACGATGCTCGCCAGGCGATTTCCCGGAATACTGCCGCCCCTCGAGTCCGAGGAGGCCCTCGAGACCACCCGGATCCACAGCGTCGCAGGAATCCTGCCGGAGGGCACGCACATCGTCCGCGAAAGGCCCTTCCGATCCCCTCACCACACCGTCTCCGACGCGGGGCTCGTGGGCGGCTGCACCAACCCTCGGCCGGGAGAGGCCAGCCTGGCGCACAACGGGGTCCTCTTCCTCGACGAACTCCCCGAGTTCCGCCGCAGCGTGCTGGAGGTGCTCCGCCAGCCCATGGAGGACGGAGTGGTTACCATCTCGCGGGCGTCCTCGTCGGTCACGTTCCCCGCCGGGTTCATGCTTCTCGCCGCGATGAACCCGTGCCCGTGCGGCTTCCTGACAGACCCGCGGAAGGCCTGCATCTGCACCGGCCCCCAGATACAGGGATACCTCCGCAAGATCTCCGGTCCCCTGCTCGACAGGATCGACATCCACATCGAAGTTGCGCCGGTCCGCTACGGTGACCTGTCAGGCCGCACGCCGCCGGGAGAGTCATCGGAGGCGGTGAGGGCCAGGGTGTCCGAGGCCAGGCGCAGGCAGCTCGCGCGGTTCGGGAAGGGCCGGAAGGTCTTCTGCAACGCCAGGATGAGTTCGGCCCAGGTGCGGCGCTTCTGCACGCTCGGCCCAACGGAGGCCGCCTTCCTGCGCGACGCGGTGGAAAGGTTCGGATTCTCCGCACGGGCCTACGACAGGATCCTCAAGCTCGCACTCACGATCGCGGATCTGGGAGGGGAGGAGAGGATAGGTGCGGCGCACATCGCCGAGGCCGTTCAGTACAGGGCGCTCGACCGCGACTTCTGGCAGAATGCCTGA
- a CDS encoding methyltransferase domain-containing protein produces MERTRAVLADVQGVYSGPEGDLWKLIMGEQIHIGGFQQSMILAGKAGIARGEKVLDLCSALGAGLRFLARFHGAKGYGLDATEAMLSKARAATAADGLSDSIEYRLGDVRSIPWPDGFFDVVWGEDAWCYVEDKESMIREAARVLRPGGRAAFSDWVEGPAGWTESTAQRICSFMKFPFIGPRSYWEGLLRDAGFEIVSSEDCTPHFAKCIDLYISMLTDQLTFDALRIIGWDMDMFKALGGEMAFMSEQAHAGSFGRCRIVALRK; encoded by the coding sequence ATGGAGAGGACAAGAGCTGTTCTGGCCGACGTGCAGGGTGTCTACAGCGGCCCCGAGGGCGATCTGTGGAAGCTCATCATGGGCGAGCAGATCCACATCGGCGGTTTCCAGCAATCCATGATCCTGGCCGGGAAGGCCGGCATCGCGCGGGGCGAGAAGGTCCTCGACCTCTGCTCAGCCCTCGGCGCGGGCCTGAGGTTCCTCGCCAGATTCCACGGAGCGAAGGGCTACGGGCTAGATGCGACCGAGGCGATGCTCTCGAAGGCCCGGGCCGCGACGGCCGCCGACGGCCTCTCCGATTCCATCGAGTACAGGCTCGGCGACGTCAGGAGCATCCCCTGGCCCGACGGCTTCTTCGACGTGGTGTGGGGCGAGGATGCCTGGTGCTACGTCGAGGACAAGGAATCCATGATCCGCGAGGCCGCAAGGGTGCTCCGCCCCGGCGGCAGGGCGGCGTTCAGCGACTGGGTAGAAGGCCCGGCGGGATGGACCGAGTCGACCGCCCAGAGGATCTGCTCCTTCATGAAGTTCCCCTTCATCGGCCCCCGGTCCTACTGGGAGGGCCTCCTCCGGGACGCGGGCTTCGAGATCGTCTCCTCCGAGGACTGCACTCCGCACTTCGCGAAGTGCATCGACCTCTACATCTCCATGCTCACGGACCAGCTCACGTTCGACGCCCTGCGCATAATCGGGTGGGACATGGACATGTTCAAGGCGCTCGGGGGCGAGATGGCGTTCATGTCGGAGCAGGCCCACGCGGGGTCGTTCGGCAGATGCCGGATCGTGGCTCTCAGGAAATAA
- a CDS encoding 2-hydroxyacyl-CoA dehydratase family protein has product MTGRADLLEARIESELSGIASFRSGGGRVLGTLCHAFPMSVGAGLGMRPVRVLHGATGSNEEAGERFMRPDSCPLVKAFAGAAAAGSGLHGMVDVWVAMYTCDQTRRLFQELGRVTGTPALHIQLPSTRTPEAEGYFAHQVERLCGDLAASGHVAYSEPDARAYETERRRAASSLRSIAMAGSLPPTALHAAFSLLSIARPGGLASFLESLAPGRGAWSGGPRIAVAGGPMAHGDGSVPELLEEAGAVMVPLGCSGLQASLPSGGPGDCSPAGLAREYFGASRCARCRPNAGVFDYLAESIEEAGCRGMILKTLKFCDLWYTERERIRARMPVPVLVLDTSFGPGGRERIGTRIEAFLESLS; this is encoded by the coding sequence GTGACGGGACGGGCGGATCTCCTGGAAGCCAGGATCGAGAGCGAGCTCAGCGGGATAGCGTCATTCCGATCAGGCGGCGGACGCGTCCTGGGGACTCTCTGCCACGCCTTCCCGATGTCCGTCGGGGCCGGCCTGGGCATGCGCCCGGTCAGGGTGCTGCACGGAGCCACCGGCTCGAACGAGGAGGCAGGGGAACGGTTCATGAGACCGGATTCCTGCCCTCTCGTGAAGGCCTTCGCCGGGGCGGCCGCCGCCGGATCGGGGCTCCACGGCATGGTGGACGTCTGGGTCGCGATGTACACGTGCGACCAGACCAGGAGACTCTTCCAGGAGCTGGGCAGGGTCACCGGGACCCCGGCGCTCCACATCCAGCTCCCGTCCACCAGGACCCCCGAGGCCGAGGGCTACTTCGCGCATCAGGTGGAGAGACTGTGCGGGGATCTGGCCGCCTCGGGCCATGTCGCGTACTCGGAGCCGGACGCACGCGCATACGAGACGGAGAGGAGGAGGGCAGCCTCCTCCCTCCGCTCCATCGCGATGGCCGGGAGCCTCCCGCCCACCGCGCTGCACGCAGCCTTCTCGCTGCTGAGCATCGCTCGGCCGGGCGGGCTGGCATCGTTCCTGGAATCCCTTGCACCCGGCCGAGGCGCCTGGTCGGGCGGACCCAGGATCGCCGTCGCGGGCGGCCCCATGGCGCACGGCGACGGCTCGGTCCCGGAGCTGCTCGAAGAAGCCGGCGCCGTGATGGTCCCGCTGGGCTGCTCGGGCCTCCAGGCATCGCTCCCCTCGGGCGGACCGGGCGACTGTTCGCCCGCGGGCCTGGCCCGCGAGTACTTCGGGGCATCGCGGTGCGCCCGCTGCAGGCCCAACGCAGGGGTCTTCGACTACCTGGCGGAATCGATCGAGGAGGCGGGCTGCCGCGGCATGATCCTGAAGACACTGAAGTTCTGCGATCTCTGGTACACCGAGCGGGAGAGGATCAGGGCCAGGATGCCCGTTCCGGTGCTGGTCCTGGACACGAGTTTCGGGCCGGGGGGCCGGGAGAGGATCGGCACCCGCATCGAGGCCTTCCTGGAGAGCCTCTCATGA
- a CDS encoding double-cubane-cluster-containing anaerobic reductase: MTRFSERITSDDWEARIRQVPDEYRDRCRFLRNLIPGGVEYLFSPHEYSCRGDTLLRRLRFDDSPAALRLWAFLFSEKDRLFLAKENGLNIVAAMKDLGQVPVITYAWRDALTFYADELWWAPCFSEEPHLLDEAARLGAGEELCYVRAALGAMVTLDYFPKPDLCIAGVGACCDDFSAVMQLIEGLGINVHWWEMAGRFDETSWSPGEEYGVTPHGGMRYQLSAARFAEGQLRGIAGAMERLTGHPASEADLERSRDLFNGLRGRIAELRRLVYSARRPPLPGLEMLLAEFIGIHTCSEPDESLDVLDDLLSTVRSRLESGTSPFGEDPLRVYWVTPPTDASLVTQLEDMGGCVAGSEYMISHSYLPLAGGGDVFASVAENCMDDLMLGSPHARAARIAQEARRFGAEGVIVSGIFGASHCPHEEKVLAEVIEREAGIPLLAFDVPYSPGRRNEQVAGRMESFTELLRSRRSPMVSTGCCPGGPGSAAGEDPFEYFDDSIAVEVDAVRALKRQGRGVVGIYCEYTPREVIMAAGASPVCLCGTSRRTIAPAETVLPSNLCPLIKSSFGYILTSRCPFFSVCDAVVAETTCDGKKKMYELIADRKPQHILELTQKCDEEDAFRHWVSEVRKLARFLENLYGVEITDERMRDAIRRMNRERSLLNEVFSLGESDPPIVTGRELALVRYRLSGFDRHLEMLGRFASGVRARAAEGFRAAPAGAPRVMVTGCPTGRDTLKVIELVEECGGIVVVQEACSGVKPTEKLTPEDGDPFEAVARKHFDIPCSCMTPNRGRLELIDRLAARFRPQAVVDLVWHACHTYNVESYLVERHVRDTLGLPYMKVETDYSDSDRERLAVRIQTLLELS, encoded by the coding sequence ATGACGCGCTTCTCGGAGAGGATCACTTCGGACGACTGGGAGGCCCGCATCAGGCAGGTCCCGGACGAGTACCGCGACAGGTGCAGATTTCTGAGGAACCTCATCCCCGGCGGTGTGGAGTACCTGTTCAGCCCGCACGAATACTCGTGCAGGGGAGACACACTCCTCCGCAGGCTGCGGTTCGACGACTCGCCGGCCGCCCTCAGGCTCTGGGCCTTCCTGTTCAGCGAGAAGGACCGCCTCTTCCTGGCGAAGGAGAACGGCCTGAATATAGTCGCCGCGATGAAGGACCTGGGCCAGGTGCCGGTGATCACCTATGCCTGGCGCGACGCGCTCACGTTCTATGCCGACGAGCTGTGGTGGGCCCCCTGCTTCTCCGAGGAGCCGCACCTGCTCGACGAGGCTGCCAGGCTCGGGGCCGGCGAGGAACTGTGCTACGTGAGGGCGGCCCTGGGCGCGATGGTGACGCTCGACTACTTCCCGAAGCCCGACCTGTGCATCGCGGGGGTGGGAGCCTGCTGCGACGACTTCTCGGCCGTGATGCAGCTCATCGAGGGCCTGGGGATAAACGTGCACTGGTGGGAGATGGCCGGGCGGTTCGACGAGACGTCGTGGTCCCCGGGAGAGGAATACGGAGTGACGCCCCACGGCGGCATGCGCTACCAGCTCTCCGCCGCCCGCTTCGCCGAGGGGCAGCTCAGGGGGATCGCCGGTGCGATGGAGCGGCTCACGGGGCACCCGGCCTCCGAAGCCGACCTCGAGCGCAGCAGGGACCTCTTCAACGGGCTCCGGGGGCGCATCGCCGAGCTCAGGCGCCTGGTCTACTCCGCGCGCAGGCCGCCTCTGCCCGGCCTCGAGATGCTCCTTGCCGAGTTCATCGGCATACATACCTGCTCCGAACCCGACGAGAGCCTCGACGTGCTGGACGACCTGCTCTCGACCGTCAGGTCGCGCCTGGAGTCCGGCACATCCCCCTTCGGGGAGGATCCCCTGAGGGTCTACTGGGTGACCCCCCCGACCGATGCGTCGCTCGTGACGCAGCTCGAGGACATGGGCGGATGCGTGGCGGGCTCGGAGTACATGATCTCGCACTCGTACCTGCCGCTGGCCGGAGGCGGGGATGTCTTCGCATCCGTCGCGGAGAACTGCATGGACGACCTGATGCTCGGGTCGCCGCACGCCAGGGCCGCCAGGATAGCGCAGGAGGCCCGGAGGTTCGGCGCGGAGGGCGTGATAGTGTCGGGCATATTCGGGGCCAGCCACTGCCCCCACGAGGAGAAGGTGCTGGCCGAGGTGATAGAGAGGGAGGCCGGCATACCCCTGCTCGCCTTCGACGTGCCCTACTCCCCCGGTCGCCGGAACGAGCAGGTGGCGGGCAGGATGGAGAGCTTCACGGAACTTCTGAGATCCAGGAGGTCGCCCATGGTGTCGACGGGATGCTGCCCGGGCGGGCCGGGTTCCGCCGCAGGCGAAGACCCTTTCGAGTACTTCGACGACTCCATCGCCGTCGAGGTGGATGCGGTGCGCGCCCTCAAGAGGCAGGGCAGGGGCGTGGTGGGCATCTACTGCGAGTACACCCCCCGCGAGGTCATCATGGCGGCAGGCGCCAGCCCGGTCTGCCTCTGCGGCACCAGCAGGAGGACGATCGCCCCGGCGGAGACGGTGCTCCCCTCCAACCTGTGCCCTCTCATCAAGTCGTCGTTCGGCTACATCCTGACCAGCCGCTGCCCGTTCTTCTCGGTGTGCGACGCCGTGGTCGCCGAGACCACCTGCGACGGCAAGAAGAAGATGTACGAGCTGATAGCCGACAGGAAGCCGCAGCACATCCTCGAGCTCACCCAGAAGTGCGACGAGGAGGATGCCTTCCGCCACTGGGTCTCCGAGGTGAGGAAGCTCGCGCGCTTCCTCGAGAACCTGTACGGAGTCGAGATCACCGACGAGAGGATGAGGGACGCCATAAGGCGGATGAACCGCGAGAGGAGCCTCCTCAACGAGGTGTTCTCCCTGGGCGAATCCGACCCGCCGATAGTGACGGGCAGGGAGCTCGCCCTGGTGAGATACAGGCTCTCGGGCTTCGACAGGCACCTGGAGATGCTGGGACGCTTCGCCTCCGGGGTCCGGGCGAGGGCCGCCGAAGGCTTCAGGGCGGCTCCCGCGGGCGCGCCGAGGGTGATGGTGACGGGATGCCCCACGGGCAGGGACACCCTCAAGGTGATCGAGCTCGTCGAGGAGTGCGGGGGGATCGTCGTGGTCCAGGAGGCCTGCTCTGGGGTGAAGCCCACCGAGAAGCTGACCCCGGAGGACGGAGACCCGTTCGAGGCGGTCGCCAGGAAGCACTTCGACATCCCCTGCTCCTGCATGACACCCAACAGGGGCAGGCTCGAGCTGATCGACAGGCTCGCGGCCAGGTTCAGGCCGCAGGCCGTGGTGGACCTGGTCTGGCACGCCTGCCATACCTACAACGTCGAATCGTACCTGGTCGAGCGCCATGTCCGCGACACGCTCGGCCTCCCCTACATGAAGGTCGAGACCGACTACTCGGATTCCGACCGCGAGAGGCTGGCCGTGAGGATCCAGACGCTGCTGGAGCTTTCGTGA